One window from the genome of Pseudonocardia hierapolitana encodes:
- the lipA gene encoding lipoyl synthase, with the protein MTIAPEGRKLLRLEVRNSETPIERKPPWIRTKARTGPHYTELKSLVRSGGLHTVCEEAGCPNIYECWEDREATFLIGGEQCTRRCDFCQIDTGKPADLDRDEPRRVAESVRTMGLRYSTVTGVARDDLEDGGAWLYAETVRQIHKLNPGTGVELLIPDFNSRDDQLAEVFGSRPEVLAHNLETVPRIFKRIRPAFRYERSLEVITKARSAGLVTKSNLILGMGETPDEVTAALHDLHEAGCEIITITQYLRPSVRHHPVERWVKPEEFVEHSKVAEEIGFAGVMAGPLVRSSYRAGRLYAQTVAHRGEELSPELAHLAAEGPAAQEASSLLAR; encoded by the coding sequence GTGACGATCGCACCCGAGGGTCGCAAGCTCCTGCGCCTGGAGGTCCGCAACAGCGAGACCCCGATCGAGCGCAAGCCGCCGTGGATCCGGACGAAGGCCCGCACCGGCCCGCACTACACCGAGCTCAAGTCGCTCGTGCGCTCCGGCGGGCTGCACACGGTGTGCGAGGAGGCCGGCTGTCCCAACATCTACGAGTGCTGGGAGGACCGGGAGGCCACGTTCCTCATCGGCGGCGAGCAGTGCACCCGCCGTTGCGACTTCTGCCAGATCGACACCGGCAAGCCCGCCGACCTCGACCGCGACGAGCCGCGGCGCGTCGCCGAGTCCGTGCGCACCATGGGACTGCGCTACTCCACGGTCACCGGCGTCGCCCGTGACGACTTGGAGGACGGCGGTGCGTGGCTCTACGCCGAGACCGTGCGCCAGATCCACAAGCTCAACCCGGGCACCGGCGTCGAGCTGTTGATCCCCGACTTCAACTCGCGCGACGACCAGCTCGCCGAGGTGTTCGGCTCCCGCCCCGAGGTGCTCGCGCACAACCTGGAGACGGTGCCGCGGATCTTCAAGCGGATCCGGCCCGCGTTCCGCTACGAGCGCTCCCTCGAGGTCATCACGAAGGCCCGGTCGGCGGGGCTGGTCACCAAGTCGAACCTGATCCTGGGCATGGGCGAGACGCCGGACGAGGTCACCGCCGCGCTGCACGACCTGCACGAGGCCGGCTGCGAGATCATCACGATCACGCAGTACCTGCGCCCGTCGGTGCGCCACCACCCGGTGGAGCGGTGGGTCAAGCCCGAGGAGTTCGTCGAGCACTCGAAGGTGGCCGAGGAGATCGGCTTCGCCGGCGTGATGGCCGGGCCGCTGGTGCGCTCGTCCTACCGGGCCGGGCGGCTCTACGCCCAGACCGTGGCGCACCGCGGCGAGGAGCTCTCCCCCGAACTGGCCCACCTGGCGGCCGAGGGCCCCGCGGCCCAGGAGGCGAGCTCACTGCTGGCGCGCTGA
- a CDS encoding ArsR/SmtB family transcription factor: MTDDRDVPERLAELERRVAALEGAGAPTRSEPGTGTVRYAGEVHLHGDVTWEIALDAATALDLADEPRVAVLAALGHPARARIVRSLLADGPRSTSALQEAAELASTGQLYHHLRTLTHSGLVEQDGRGSYRVNARAVVPVLVLLTAAADVAGQLR; encoded by the coding sequence ATGACCGACGACCGCGACGTGCCGGAGCGGCTCGCCGAGCTCGAGCGCCGCGTCGCCGCGCTGGAGGGGGCGGGCGCACCGACCCGCAGCGAGCCGGGGACCGGCACCGTCCGCTACGCGGGTGAGGTGCACCTGCACGGCGACGTCACGTGGGAGATCGCTCTCGACGCCGCCACGGCGCTCGACCTGGCCGACGAACCGCGCGTGGCCGTGCTGGCCGCGCTCGGACACCCGGCACGGGCCCGGATCGTCCGCAGCCTGCTGGCCGACGGCCCGCGCAGCACCTCCGCGCTGCAGGAGGCGGCCGAGCTGGCCTCGACCGGCCAGCTCTACCACCACCTGCGCACGCTCACCCACAGCGGCCTGGTCGAGCAGGACGGCCGCGGTTCGTACCGCGTGAACGCCCGCGCGGTGGTGCCCGTGCTCGTGCTGCTCACCGCGGCCGCGGACGTGGCGGGCCAGCTGCGCTAG
- a CDS encoding alpha/beta fold hydrolase, with the protein MDATAIGHRFVDVNGLRMHLAEAGPEDGPVVLLLHGFPECWYSWRHQLTALAAAGFRAVAPDQRGYARTDAPAAIEDYTILHLVGDAVGVLDVLGAERAVVVGHDWGGPVAWHTALLRPDRVHGVVGLSVPFRPRGSARPTEAFARRFGPGYYMLHFQTPGVADAELAADPRATFRRLLSVTSGGTPPPRPVVEPGGGFLGFLPEPDDLPAWLTEQDLDTYVAEYRGRGFTGGLNWYRNIDRNWELTAAWHETPVTRPALFLAGEQDLVIAGVPPDALVDSLRHTLPDLRGVTLLPDCGHWTQQERPEEVSAAIVGFAGSVTT; encoded by the coding sequence ATGGACGCCACCGCGATCGGACACCGGTTCGTCGACGTGAACGGGCTGCGGATGCACCTGGCCGAGGCCGGGCCGGAGGACGGGCCCGTCGTCCTGCTGCTGCACGGGTTCCCGGAGTGCTGGTACTCCTGGCGCCACCAGCTGACGGCACTCGCGGCGGCCGGGTTCCGCGCCGTCGCCCCCGACCAGCGCGGCTACGCGCGCACCGACGCGCCCGCGGCGATCGAGGACTACACGATCCTCCACCTGGTGGGCGACGCGGTCGGCGTGCTGGACGTCCTCGGCGCGGAGCGGGCCGTCGTCGTCGGGCACGACTGGGGCGGCCCGGTCGCCTGGCACACCGCGTTGCTGCGCCCCGACCGCGTGCACGGCGTCGTCGGGTTGTCGGTGCCGTTCCGTCCGCGCGGCTCGGCCCGCCCCACCGAGGCCTTCGCCCGCCGCTTCGGGCCCGGGTACTACATGCTCCACTTCCAGACCCCCGGCGTGGCGGACGCCGAGCTGGCGGCCGATCCGCGCGCGACGTTCCGCAGGCTGCTCTCGGTCACGTCGGGCGGAACGCCGCCGCCGCGGCCGGTCGTCGAGCCGGGCGGAGGGTTCCTGGGCTTCCTGCCCGAGCCGGACGACCTCCCGGCGTGGCTCACCGAGCAGGACCTCGACACCTACGTCGCCGAGTACCGCGGCCGCGGCTTCACCGGCGGGCTCAACTGGTACCGCAACATCGATCGCAACTGGGAGCTCACCGCGGCCTGGCACGAGACGCCGGTCACCAGGCCCGCCCTGTTCCTGGCCGGTGAGCAGGACCTCGTGATCGCCGGTGTGCCACCCGACGCCCTCGTCGACTCGCTGCGACACACGCTCCCCGACCTGCGCGGTGTCACCCTCCTGCCCGACTGCGGGCACTGGACCCAGCAGGAACGGCCGGAGGAGGTCAGCGCCGCGATCGTCGGGTTCGCCGGCAGCGTCACCACCTGA
- a CDS encoding DUF4191 domain-containing protein — translation MAGGKPDKEAKQAAKRARRAASRARYKQIWQAFQMQRREDKALLPLMVGALLLSVAVFFVIGLFFDLHWILLPLGIAVGVLAAVSLFGRRVQRNVYSKADGQPGAAGWALDNLRGQWRVTPGVAGTTHLDAVHRVIGRPGIILVAEGAPHRVKSLLAQEKKRTARIAGTMPIYDVIVGNDEGQVPLAKLQRHLMKLPRNISRQEMESMEARLAALGSRAAAMPKGPLPAGAKMRSVQRTVRRR, via the coding sequence ATGGCCGGTGGGAAGCCCGACAAGGAAGCGAAGCAGGCTGCCAAGCGCGCGCGGCGTGCGGCGTCCAGGGCGCGCTACAAGCAGATCTGGCAGGCGTTCCAGATGCAGCGCCGCGAGGACAAGGCGTTGCTGCCCCTCATGGTGGGCGCGCTGCTGCTCTCGGTGGCGGTCTTCTTCGTGATCGGGCTGTTCTTCGACCTGCACTGGATCCTGCTGCCGCTCGGCATCGCGGTCGGCGTGCTGGCGGCCGTCAGCCTCTTCGGGCGGCGGGTCCAGCGCAACGTCTACAGCAAGGCCGACGGGCAGCCGGGCGCCGCGGGCTGGGCCCTGGACAACCTGCGCGGACAGTGGCGGGTCACCCCCGGCGTCGCCGGCACCACCCACCTCGACGCCGTCCACCGGGTCATCGGCCGGCCCGGGATCATCCTCGTCGCCGAGGGCGCCCCGCACCGGGTGAAGAGCCTGCTCGCGCAGGAGAAGAAGCGCACTGCCCGCATCGCGGGCACCATGCCGATCTACGACGTGATCGTCGGCAACGACGAGGGCCAGGTGCCGCTCGCCAAGCTGCAGCGCCACCTCATGAAGCTGCCGCGCAACATCAGCCGCCAGGAGATGGAGTCGATGGAGGCGCGCCTGGCCGCCCTCGGCTCGCGCGCGGCGGCCATGCCGAAGGGCCCCCTGCCCGCCGGCGCGAAGATGCGCAGCGTGCAGCGCACCGTCCGCCGCCGCTGA
- a CDS encoding ester cyclase, with protein sequence MTGRDPAALVRRMQECFNTRQFDQADDLFTPGFFSHALGTTGFEAGKQAWRGLVAHFPDYRVVARDVIVDDDRVAIRSSVEGIPAPDDGTQPMLIEIFRVDDGRLAEMWGLGQGLPLERLRLR encoded by the coding sequence ATGACCGGACGCGATCCCGCAGCCCTGGTGCGGCGGATGCAGGAGTGCTTCAACACACGGCAGTTCGACCAGGCCGACGACCTGTTCACCCCCGGCTTCTTCAGCCATGCGCTCGGCACCACCGGGTTCGAGGCGGGCAAACAGGCCTGGCGTGGCCTCGTCGCCCACTTCCCCGACTACCGCGTCGTCGCCCGGGACGTCATCGTCGACGACGACAGGGTCGCTATCCGCTCCTCGGTCGAGGGCATCCCGGCCCCGGACGACGGCACGCAGCCGATGCTGATCGAGATCTTCCGCGTCGACGACGGCCGGCTCGCGGAGATGTGGGGGCTCGGCCAGGGGCTCCCCCTCGAGAGGCTCCGGTTGCGCTAG
- a CDS encoding TetR/AcrR family transcriptional regulator, with amino-acid sequence MSSDRGLRADARRNRERVLRTAQRLFAEDGLGVSLDEIARRAGVGPGTVHRHFPTKEALYLAVAIDELERLVAEARALAAGDDPAALFTQLSRMIAMGAENAAVKSALIAAEFDLRTAAPDVAADLAGQVADLLDRAHAAGAVRPDVTVDEVMALVAGAFAAIRHADAETSSERSAHLAEIILDGLRARP; translated from the coding sequence ATGTCCAGTGACCGGGGCCTGCGAGCCGACGCCCGCCGCAATCGCGAGCGAGTCCTGCGGACCGCGCAGCGCCTGTTCGCCGAGGACGGTCTCGGCGTCTCGCTCGATGAGATCGCGCGCCGCGCGGGCGTCGGCCCCGGCACCGTCCACCGGCACTTCCCCACGAAGGAGGCGCTGTACCTCGCTGTCGCGATCGACGAGCTCGAGCGGCTGGTGGCGGAGGCGAGGGCGCTCGCCGCCGGCGACGATCCCGCGGCCCTCTTCACCCAGCTCTCCCGCATGATCGCGATGGGGGCCGAGAACGCGGCCGTGAAGAGCGCGCTCATCGCCGCCGAGTTCGACCTGCGCACCGCCGCGCCGGACGTCGCGGCAGACCTCGCCGGCCAGGTCGCGGACCTGCTCGATCGCGCGCACGCGGCAGGCGCCGTGCGCCCCGACGTCACCGTCGACGAGGTGATGGCGCTCGTCGCGGGCGCGTTCGCCGCGATCCGCCACGCGGACGCGGAGACGAGCAGCGAGCGTTCGGCGCATCTCGCCGAGATCATCCTCGACGGGCTGCGGGCCCGGCCCTGA
- a CDS encoding LLM class F420-dependent oxidoreductase, whose translation MDLRIFTEPQQGASYDDLLRVATTAEAAGYDAFFRSDHFLKMGDVSGEPGPTDAWLTIAGLARETSRIRLGTLVNSATFRLPGPLAVAVAQADQMSGGRVELGLGAGWFEAEHAAYGIPFPGLRERFDRLAEQLEIITGLWGTLPGDLYSFSGGHYTLTDSPALPKPVQQPHPPVIVGGHGPKRTPALAARFASEFNVGFSPMDVVTAQFGRVDAACQAIGRDPSEIVRSVAQVIAVGRDDAEVARRALTIGREVDDLRANGLAGTTSEVVDRLGEWREKTGITRIYLQLLDLADLDQVELIASQVAPQLD comes from the coding sequence GTGGACCTGCGGATCTTCACCGAGCCCCAGCAGGGGGCCAGCTACGACGACCTGCTGCGCGTCGCCACCACCGCCGAGGCTGCGGGCTACGACGCGTTCTTCCGCTCCGACCACTTCCTGAAGATGGGCGACGTCTCCGGGGAACCGGGCCCGACGGACGCCTGGCTCACGATCGCCGGGCTGGCGCGCGAGACGTCGCGGATCCGGCTCGGCACGCTCGTGAACTCGGCCACCTTCCGGCTGCCCGGGCCGCTCGCCGTGGCCGTGGCGCAGGCCGACCAGATGTCGGGCGGCCGCGTGGAGCTGGGGTTGGGTGCCGGCTGGTTCGAGGCCGAGCACGCCGCGTACGGCATCCCGTTCCCGGGCCTGCGCGAGCGGTTCGACCGGCTCGCCGAACAGCTCGAGATCATCACGGGGCTGTGGGGCACCTTGCCCGGCGACCTGTACTCGTTCTCCGGCGGGCACTACACCCTCACCGACTCGCCCGCGCTGCCCAAGCCCGTGCAGCAGCCGCACCCGCCGGTGATCGTCGGCGGGCACGGCCCGAAGCGCACGCCCGCGCTCGCGGCCCGGTTCGCCAGCGAGTTCAACGTCGGGTTCTCGCCGATGGACGTCGTGACGGCGCAGTTCGGGCGGGTCGACGCGGCCTGCCAGGCGATCGGGCGCGACCCGTCCGAGATCGTGCGCTCGGTCGCACAGGTGATCGCCGTGGGCCGCGACGACGCCGAGGTGGCGCGCCGGGCGCTGACGATCGGGCGCGAGGTGGACGACCTGCGCGCCAACGGGCTCGCAGGCACCACGTCCGAGGTGGTCGACCGGCTGGGGGAGTGGCGGGAGAAGACGGGCATCACCCGCATCTACCTGCAGCTGCTCGACCTCGCCGACCTCGACCAGGTGGAGCTCATCGCCTCGCAGGTCGCGCCGCAGCTCGACTGA
- a CDS encoding VOC family protein → MSVQVSAIMLGVEDVDRAKRFYADGLGCEIDQDFPGFVRCSLGDGSSKLALYEWDAAAQDAGVSPEGSGFRGVSFHFFTDTRDEVDEVMRKAVAAGGTAVKEAAAVQWGYYGYFSDPDGYLWKVTTAA, encoded by the coding sequence GTGTCAGTGCAGGTGAGCGCCATCATGCTCGGCGTCGAGGACGTGGACCGCGCCAAGAGGTTCTACGCAGACGGCCTGGGTTGCGAGATCGACCAGGACTTCCCGGGGTTCGTCAGGTGCAGCCTCGGCGACGGGTCGTCGAAGCTGGCGCTCTACGAATGGGACGCAGCGGCGCAGGATGCGGGCGTCTCGCCGGAGGGGTCCGGGTTCCGCGGCGTCTCGTTCCACTTCTTCACCGACACGAGGGACGAGGTGGACGAGGTCATGCGCAAGGCGGTGGCGGCCGGGGGCACCGCGGTGAAGGAGGCGGCCGCCGTGCAGTGGGGGTACTACGGCTACTTCAGCGACCCGGACGGCTACCTGTGGAAGGTCACCACCGCAGCCTGA
- a CDS encoding sodium:calcium antiporter → MTSILVFVCGAALLIFSAEKLIGYLVGVASGLRVSVFLLAIIFTGIEFDDVFLGVALNLEDLEGVALGVVFGTALSMTGVVLALAALLTPTRVNIPREYVVVLGASPLVMIAFTLMAPLTAVHGVVLLALFVVFIAWVAARESRSDVPVFRDVEIYEAYAAARGTGGGTAVASADTPDEEPTHAFSDAMPFVTTGARSGWIRLGLAVLALAGLILGATVTGIGTEGILETYGLEGTLFGATIATAVLTIEDIFLTVEPIRRGVPEIGVGNVIGSVVFSVTGKLGIIVLAGGIVVDPEVLTWHLPALIIVTGLGAYFIFTGRLRRWHGVTLLALYLAYWAISFGVFGGPPIEVD, encoded by the coding sequence GTGACATCGATCCTCGTCTTCGTCTGCGGTGCCGCGCTGTTGATCTTCAGCGCCGAGAAGCTGATCGGCTACCTGGTCGGGGTGGCGAGCGGCCTGCGGGTGTCGGTGTTCCTGCTCGCGATCATCTTCACCGGCATCGAGTTCGACGACGTCTTCCTCGGGGTCGCGCTCAACCTCGAGGACCTCGAGGGCGTCGCGCTCGGCGTCGTGTTCGGCACCGCGCTGTCGATGACCGGGGTCGTGCTCGCGCTCGCCGCGCTCCTGACCCCCACCCGCGTGAACATCCCGCGCGAGTACGTCGTCGTCCTCGGTGCCTCACCGCTGGTGATGATCGCGTTCACGCTGATGGCACCGCTCACCGCCGTGCACGGCGTGGTCCTGCTGGCGTTGTTCGTCGTGTTCATCGCGTGGGTCGCCGCGCGCGAGTCCCGCAGCGACGTCCCGGTCTTCCGGGACGTCGAGATCTACGAGGCGTACGCAGCGGCCCGCGGCACCGGGGGCGGCACGGCCGTCGCGTCCGCGGACACCCCGGACGAGGAGCCCACGCACGCCTTCTCCGACGCGATGCCATTCGTCACCACCGGGGCCCGCTCCGGCTGGATCCGGCTCGGACTGGCCGTGCTCGCCCTCGCCGGGCTGATCCTCGGCGCCACGGTGACGGGTATCGGCACCGAGGGCATCCTCGAGACCTACGGGCTCGAGGGCACCCTCTTCGGCGCGACGATCGCCACCGCCGTCCTCACCATCGAGGACATCTTCCTGACCGTCGAACCGATCCGCCGCGGCGTGCCGGAGATCGGCGTGGGCAACGTCATCGGCAGCGTCGTCTTCTCGGTGACCGGCAAGCTGGGCATCATCGTCCTGGCCGGGGGGATCGTGGTCGACCCGGAGGTACTCACCTGGCACCTGCCCGCCCTGATCATCGTGACCGGCCTGGGTGCCTACTTCATCTTCACGGGCAGGCTGCGGCGCTGGCACGGCGTCACGCTGCTGGCCCTCTACCTCGCCTACTGGGCGATCAGCTTCGGCGTCTTCGGAGGGCCGCCGATCGAGGTGGACTAG
- a CDS encoding RDD family protein yields the protein MARWIESWLPGAPAEAGGPYPGERLGLPAEGASSVAGLGRRFAALAIDWLLAYGIAALLAGPGAFGDPNLGWSVLGIWYVLTAVPVAVFGASAGMTALGIRVASLDSAAVVGVPRALLRTAMIALVLPALARDEDGRGWHDRATRTVVVRSR from the coding sequence ATGGCGCGCTGGATCGAGTCCTGGCTGCCCGGCGCTCCTGCGGAGGCGGGCGGCCCGTACCCGGGGGAGCGGCTGGGCCTGCCCGCCGAGGGCGCGAGCTCGGTGGCGGGGCTGGGACGCCGGTTCGCCGCGCTCGCGATCGACTGGCTCCTGGCGTACGGGATCGCGGCCCTGCTCGCCGGGCCCGGCGCGTTCGGCGACCCGAACCTCGGGTGGTCGGTGCTCGGGATCTGGTACGTGCTCACCGCGGTGCCGGTGGCCGTGTTCGGCGCGAGCGCGGGGATGACCGCGCTCGGCATCCGGGTGGCCTCGCTGGACTCGGCCGCGGTCGTCGGCGTGCCGCGAGCACTCCTGCGCACGGCCATGATCGCGCTCGTGCTGCCGGCGCTGGCCCGCGACGAGGACGGCCGCGGCTGGCACGACCGCGCAACGCGCACGGTGGTCGTCCGCAGCCGGTGA
- a CDS encoding SDR family NAD(P)-dependent oxidoreductase yields MTRTAVVTGGATGIGRAVAEHLVREGTEVAIIGRRRDVLAVAAAEIGAKAVAFDAADPAAVTAALPQLPGSIDVLVNAAGANTDLAAERSADELAATRASWLANFEANVLTAVLVTTALLPRIADGGRIVNLGSVTARSGGGSYGAVKAALEPWTSELAFQLGERGITANVVSPGPTEGTGFFGGADFPPQRRAFAESRSADGRLGRADEVAALIAFVASPQASHLTGQVLHVSGGMHLGR; encoded by the coding sequence ATGACCAGGACCGCAGTGGTCACCGGAGGCGCGACGGGCATCGGACGGGCGGTGGCCGAGCACCTCGTCCGGGAAGGCACCGAGGTCGCGATCATCGGACGAAGGCGAGACGTCCTCGCGGTGGCCGCGGCCGAGATCGGCGCGAAGGCGGTGGCCTTCGACGCCGCCGACCCGGCCGCCGTCACCGCCGCCCTGCCGCAGCTGCCCGGTTCGATCGACGTGCTGGTGAACGCCGCCGGCGCCAACACCGATCTGGCGGCAGAGCGGTCGGCCGACGAGCTCGCCGCCACCCGCGCCTCGTGGCTGGCCAACTTCGAGGCGAACGTGCTCACGGCGGTGCTCGTCACCACCGCCCTGCTCCCCCGGATCGCCGACGGCGGCCGGATCGTCAACCTCGGTTCGGTCACCGCCCGCTCGGGCGGCGGCAGCTACGGCGCGGTCAAGGCCGCGCTCGAACCGTGGACCAGCGAGCTGGCCTTCCAGCTCGGCGAGCGCGGGATCACGGCGAACGTGGTGTCACCCGGACCGACGGAAGGCACGGGGTTCTTCGGCGGGGCGGACTTCCCGCCGCAGCGCCGCGCCTTCGCGGAGAGCCGCAGCGCCGACGGCAGGCTCGGGCGGGCCGACGAGGTCGCCGCGCTCATCGCGTTCGTGGCCTCGCCACAGGCATCGCACCTCACCGGCCAGGTGCTCCACGTGAGCGGCGGGATGCACCTCGGCCGGTGA
- a CDS encoding MarR family winged helix-turn-helix transcriptional regulator — MGHDDRDAVDDIADQWARERPDVPVTAIGVVARVLRIAKAFADHRRRTLAALGIDSATFDLLATLRRSGAPFRMTPAALAQACLVTGGAISQRVARAEAAGFVETRRTAGGHTASVELTPAGRERIDRDIAEFLTAEERLVAHLAPDERDELARLLRALNAGL, encoded by the coding sequence GTGGGCCACGACGACCGCGACGCGGTGGACGACATCGCCGACCAGTGGGCGCGCGAACGCCCGGACGTGCCCGTCACGGCGATCGGCGTCGTGGCGCGCGTCCTGCGCATCGCGAAGGCGTTCGCCGACCACCGCAGGCGCACCCTCGCAGCGCTGGGCATCGACAGCGCCACGTTCGACCTGCTCGCCACGCTGCGGCGGTCGGGGGCGCCGTTCCGCATGACCCCCGCCGCGCTCGCGCAGGCGTGCCTCGTGACGGGCGGCGCGATCAGCCAGCGGGTGGCGCGCGCCGAGGCCGCCGGCTTCGTGGAGACGCGGCGCACGGCGGGAGGGCACACCGCGTCGGTCGAGCTGACGCCCGCGGGCCGCGAACGGATCGATCGGGACATCGCGGAGTTCCTCACGGCCGAGGAACGGCTCGTCGCGCACCTCGCCCCCGACGAGCGCGACGAGCTCGCCCGGCTGCTGCGGGCCCTGAACGCCGGTCTGTGA
- the glnA gene encoding type I glutamate--ammonia ligase: MFSNSEEVLKYISDEGVEYVDIRFCDLPGVMQHLTVPASTAGDLLENGAAFDGSSVRGFQAINESDMALFADAATARLDPFRKHKTLNINFFVHDPITGEPYSRDPRNVARKAEEYLRASGVADTAFMAPEAEFYIFDSIRFGSNPQESFHHIDSVEGWWNTGREEQGGNLGYKINYKAGYFPVPPVDHYADLRADIVSNMIASGFTVEREHHEVGTAGQAEINYKFNTLLHAADDIMLFKYLVKNTAWANGKTATFMPKPLFGDNGSGMHVHQSLWKDGQPLFHDESGYGGLSDIARYYVGGLLHHAPSLLAFTNPTVNSYHRLVPGFEAPVNLVYSARNRSACIRIPLSGSSPKAKRIEFRCPDSSGNPYLAFSAMVMAGLDGIKNKIEPPAPIDKDLYELPPEEAKDIPQVPGSLGAVIDRLEEDHDYLLEGGVFTPDLIETWISYKRENEIDPLRLRPHPYEFALYYDV; the protein is encoded by the coding sequence GTGTTCAGCAACTCCGAAGAGGTCCTGAAGTACATCTCGGACGAGGGTGTCGAGTACGTCGACATCAGGTTCTGCGACCTCCCCGGAGTGATGCAGCACCTCACCGTCCCCGCGTCCACGGCCGGTGACCTGCTCGAGAACGGCGCGGCCTTCGACGGCTCGTCCGTCCGCGGCTTCCAGGCGATCAACGAGTCCGACATGGCGCTCTTCGCCGACGCCGCCACGGCCCGGCTCGACCCGTTCCGCAAGCACAAGACGCTGAACATCAACTTCTTCGTGCACGACCCGATCACGGGCGAGCCCTACAGCCGCGACCCGCGCAACGTGGCCCGCAAGGCCGAGGAGTACCTGCGCGCCTCCGGCGTGGCGGACACCGCGTTCATGGCGCCCGAGGCCGAGTTCTACATCTTCGACTCGATCCGCTTCGGCTCCAACCCGCAGGAGTCCTTCCACCACATCGACTCCGTCGAGGGCTGGTGGAACACCGGGCGCGAGGAGCAGGGCGGCAACCTCGGCTACAAGATCAACTACAAGGCCGGCTACTTCCCGGTGCCGCCGGTCGACCACTACGCCGACCTGCGCGCCGACATCGTCAGCAACATGATCGCCAGCGGCTTCACCGTGGAGCGCGAGCACCACGAGGTGGGCACCGCCGGGCAGGCCGAGATCAACTACAAGTTCAACACCCTGCTCCACGCCGCCGACGACATCATGCTGTTCAAGTACCTCGTCAAGAACACGGCGTGGGCGAACGGCAAGACGGCCACCTTCATGCCGAAGCCGCTGTTCGGCGACAACGGCTCGGGCATGCACGTCCACCAGTCGCTCTGGAAGGACGGCCAGCCGCTCTTCCACGACGAGTCCGGCTACGGCGGCCTGTCCGACATCGCGCGCTACTACGTCGGGGGCCTGCTGCACCACGCGCCGAGCCTGCTGGCCTTCACCAACCCGACGGTGAACTCCTACCACCGCCTGGTGCCGGGCTTCGAGGCCCCGGTGAACCTGGTCTACTCGGCCCGCAACCGCTCGGCCTGCATCCGCATCCCGCTCTCGGGCAGCAGCCCCAAGGCCAAGCGCATCGAGTTCCGCTGCCCCGACTCGTCCGGCAACCCGTACCTCGCGTTCTCCGCGATGGTCATGGCCGGCCTCGACGGCATCAAGAACAAGATCGAGCCGCCGGCCCCGATCGACAAGGACCTCTACGAGCTCCCGCCGGAGGAGGCCAAGGACATCCCGCAGGTGCCCGGCAGCCTCGGCGCCGTCATCGACCGGCTCGAGGAGGACCACGACTACCTGCTCGAGGGAGGCGTGTTCACCCCCGACCTGATCGAGACCTGGATCTCGTACAAGCGGGAGAACGAGATCGACCCGCTGCGGCTGCGCCCGCACCCGTACGAGTTCGCCCTGTACTACGACGTCTGA